The genomic interval gtgagatttcatctggagagagaggggagaaagaggtcaaagcacagggtagggcagtgtgagcaggaccagcggtgtcgtttgacttagcaaacgaggatcggatgtcgtcaaccttcttttcaaaatggttgacgaagtcatccgcagagagggaggaggggggggggaggattcaggagggaggagaaggtagcaaagagcttcctagggttagaggcagatgcttggaatttagagtggtagaaagtggctttagcagcagagacagaagaggaaaatgtagagaggagggagtgaaaggatgccaggtccgcagggaggcgagttttcctccatttccgctcggctgcccggagccctgttctgtgagctcgcagtgagtcgtcgagctacggagcaggaggggaggaccgagccggcctggaggataggggacagagaaaatcaaaggatgcagaaagggaggagaggagggttgaggaggcagaatcaggagataggttggagaaggtttgagcagagggaagagatgataggatggaagaggagagagtagcgggagagagagagcagtagagctggtcttcataccacagtaaggtcataacagtagaactggtcccagatctgttggtgctgtcTTACCAACTCATATGGTCATTGCCAACCAATAAATCATCGGAgttgacaagacagcacaaatagatctgagaccaggctaccaTTGAACTGAGCAAAAACATACAGTAGGAATCACTATACTCTGTACAGTGATTTATGTTGAGATATTTCTCAAACAATATCCATAAATAGGTTGATTAAAAAGAGTACTGTAATACACTGACAACTGTATGTGTTCCCAGGTATGGCCTGAAGGGGGCAGTGTACCTGAAGAACAGAGAGGGCCAGGTGGTGAGTGAGAGACAGGATGGAGGATGTGACTGGCAGACTGGTTCTCTACAGAGATACCTGGACCAcatcactaccactactgctgctggcACCTCCACCTTCAACCTGTTCCAACACATCACCGTGAGTTGTACTCAATTACTTTACAAAGTGTCTTAAGACTAGGAGTGCTGTTATAGGATCAGTTttgaagaggaggggggagactaccctgagacgctttgtgaatacaggccctgaggGGGCCCACGTTCCTCCTGGAGAGCGATCTtcctgcaggattttgttccggCCCTACTCTTAACACCTCTGATTGGTCTAACCAGCTGCTCCTCAGGCTTCAGTACTTTACAGATGAACTAATGCTAGTACTAttccccccctcttcccctcaggtGCGTATCTCAGTACAACCATCACGTTGTCACTCGGACACAATCCGTCTGGAAGTGGTCAGCAACAGGCCCCACCAGGCCCCCGAGAGTCAGGCCCAGACCCCCCAGCCCCAGGGGGCTAGGGGCCGGTCCCAGCTGGTCCAGGAGGTGGTTCGGCAGGCAGAGGAGGCCTCTCAGCAGGCGGAGGAGAAGAGGGGCCGGGCCCCCAAACTGtctaaggaggagagagagttcaGACAGAGTAAATGTCCCAACCTCTACTCTCTCCTGGAGGAGGTCAGGGAGCTGGCCTTGCTGGACCTGGCTGCCTGTGGAGCAGGAGGTGGTCTGGGAGCAGCCGCTCAGGCTTGTGCTACGTCAGCATAgatgaggtggtggtggaggaacaggaggaacaacagatctgggaacagCTGCTCAGCCCTGCGATACACCAACATGgatgaggtggtggtggagggacaGGAGGAACAACAGGTCTGGGAACAGCTGCTCAGCCCTGCGATACACCAACATGgatgaggtggtggtggaggaacaGGTCTGGGAACAGCTGCTTTGGTCTGCAGTACATCAGCATAGAACTACATAAAACTTTAACACTGATTCTGGGTCAGATTATTGTGGAGGAGGGGGGCGGTTGAAGAGTAAGGAGGTGCAAGAGGCAGAGTAACCGGTCAACATCAGCATCAAACTTTAACACTGACTCAGGATCAGATTGTGGTGCTTTTCATGGACTTCACCAGCATGCAGACAGACCCTCTGGACTGACTATCTTACTATACATCCTGGGTGTTTTCAGTAAGCAAGGTGATCTCTACTTAGGCACATCTTTAGTCTTATTTGGAAAATGAACAGATGATTGAAGTTGTGAGATGAGACAGATGCATGTAATATTATATACATGAATACATACTGATTCAGGAACAGCTCTCAACAGGACAGTTACCATAGAAACATCTGAAACAAGCAGCAGCTCTGGTCTTAACTAAACAGGACAGTTACCATAGAAACAACACCAGGAACAAACAGCAGCTCTGGTCTTAACAGGATAGTTACCATGGAAACAACACCAGGAACAAAACAGCAGCTCTGGTCTTAACAGGACAGTTACCATGGAAACAACACCTGGAACAAACAGCAGCTCTGGTCTTAACAGGACAGTTACCATGGAAACAACACCTGGAACAAGCAGCTACAGTTTTTACCAAACATTTGTGATGTTCTGTATTTGATTGAACACATTAGGGAGATGTAGAATAGTTTTTTCACTGAACTCTATACTGACGCCTGACACTGGGACAATGCCATTGTACAGCCTGGTCTTGTATTTTAACCTAAATATATTTTTGGAATATTTTTGGCAGTTGGTATCTTGTGAAAAGCTATTCCATTGTATAATGTTTTAAATTAATTAAAGTGCATTACCAAACCTGACAGTTgaacagtgaaatgtttatttATCTGGGTGAAGATCAAACGTATCATGCTGTTAAGTCAAATGTCCACAAGGCTTCAGGTAAATACATTCACATTGTATTTATTTAGGACAGGAAAAAGGCTAGAATTGATGACAAGAGGTTTTAATAAAAGCATGAATACAAGACACAGTGATCTGAACAAGAGAGACTCCTACAGGTTATAATACACAACAAGACTACTGAAGAGAGGACATTGTCCTGTCTGCCAATCAGTCTGTCAGATTGATATCTATTATAGAAAGCAACTTATTTTATTTTTCTACGGCTTGTCGTGTGTTTTCTACGGCGTTGTGAAGAGGCGTTTTGCTCAGAAGAGCAACAAGGAAAGGAAACAGGACATGAGCTCTACAACAGAATGTTTGGCCAGTATGACAACATTTATTAAAGAGTAAAAATGGTTGACAACACATGACCATGTTTTAGATTTGTTTAAACTTCATTGAAAATGTACTTGAACAGAGAGAAAACATCCTCAGATGAGTTGTCAGTCCTAGAGGACAGCGTCCCTTAGTGCTGGGTCAGTGTATATGCTTACAGCTGGAGCCATggatgttggggggggggggggggggggcagcggtTCTGTCctccgtgtgtttgtgtgtgactcaGTCGCTGCTGTCGTCCCTGCCATTGCTCATCTCAGGAACAGGGCTGGCTACTGCTCCCTCACACACCAGGGAGTCAGCCTCAGCAGGGGAAGCTGTGTTTAGAGCTCTGTCCCTGGGgtggtctggtctgctctggcCCTTGTCCTCTGGGTATCCTGGTCCGGGTCTTCATCCTCcccatcctgctgctgctgctggctgggGAAGGGGTGTGAGGAGGACCTGGTCGAGGGTCCGTCTGCTGACTGGCTGGAGGCCATCTCCTGGGGCTGGGAGGTAGAGGGTCTGTCTGCTGACTGGCTGGAGGCCATCTCCTGGGGCTGGGAGGTAGAGGGTCTGTCTGCTGACTGGCTGGAGGCCATCTCCTGGGGCTGGGAGGTAGAGGGTCTGTCTGCTGACTGGCTGGAGGCCATCTCCTGAGGCTGGGAGGTAGAGGGTCCGTCTGCTGACTGGCTGGAGGCCATCTCCTGGGGCTGGGAGGTAGAGGGTCTGTCTGCTGACTGGCTGGAGGCCATCTCCTGGGGCTGGGAGGTAGAGGGTCTGTCTGCTGACTGGCTGGAGGCCATCTCCTGGGGCTGGGAGGTAGAGGGTCCGTCTGCTGACTGGCTGGAGGTAACCTCCTGGGAGCCATCTGAGAGGGAGAAACTTTTTATTGTCCTCCATCAAGGGTAACATGGAAATGTATGTATTGGACTGTCAACAATGCAGCACATGAAGTTAGTCAGTGTGATTGAGAGGGTCAGCCTGAACAAGCCAGGCTCAGTGCATCACTGATCTACAAAACCATCTTGCATCCCAAATAGATTAGTGATTGTGCCTTGATCAGGCCGATCCTCACCAACAAGCTCAATGTCAGGTAGTTTAGATGTTTTGCACTGAGTGTGACGTAGTGTCTGACCTGTGTGTTGCTGCATGCGGGCCAGTCTCCTCTCTAAGGCAAGCCGTTTGTTGAGTTCTATACGTCTCTGCTGTTCCTCTGTCAGGGAGGGGGCTGGGGTGGAGTGGACCGGGCCAGCCTGGGAGGAAGGGAACAGGGAGGGAGCAGCGGCTGGGGTACAGGGGAC from Salmo trutta unplaced genomic scaffold, fSalTru1.1, whole genome shotgun sequence carries:
- the tipin gene encoding TIMELESS-interacting protein isoform X1, which encodes MVDPMENGLFDIPDYDNIDEETFPPLPPPFSPGEGGDPFTGEEGGEISKLAEVPAAKRRGVKRPQPKLDSQRLTSERGLPALRTLFDNVHFKGKGHEAEDLRVLMQRMENWAHRLYPKLQFEDFIDKLETLGGKKEVQTCLKRIRLDMPLIHEDFIGDAGQDDAAASRDGRVANHDDPDPFGDGGFAEDPPGLVPCTPAAAPSLFPSSQAGPVHSTPAPSLTEEQQRRIELNKRLALERRLARMQQHTDGSQEVTSSQSADGPSTSQPQEMASSQSADRPSTSQPQEMASSQSADRPSTSQPQEMASSQSADGPSTSQPQEMASSQSADRPSTSQPQEMASSQSADRPSTSQPQEMASSQSADRPSTSQPQEMASSQSADGPSTRSSSHPFPSQQQQQDGEDEDPDQDTQRTRARADQTTPGTEL
- the tipin gene encoding TIMELESS-interacting protein isoform X3, translated to MVDPMENGLFDIPDYDNIDEETFPPLPPPFSPGEGGDPFTGEEGGEISKLAEVPAAKRRGVKRPQPKLDSQRLTSERGLPALRTLFDNVHFKGKGHEAEDLRVLMQRMENWAHRLYPKLQFEDFIDKLETLGGKKEVQTCLKRIRLDMPLIHEDFIGDAGQDDAAASRDGRVANHDDPDPFGDGGFAEDPPGLVPCTPAAAPSLFPSSQAGPVHSTPAPSLTEEQQRRIELNKRLALERRLARMQQHTDGSQEMASSQSADRPSTSQPQEMASSQSADRPSTSQPQEMASSQSADGPSTSQPQEMASSQSADRPSTSQPQEMASSQSADRPSTSQPQEMASSQSADRPSTSQPQEMASSQSADGPSTRSSSHPFPSQQQQQDGEDEDPDQDTQRTRARADQTTPGTEL
- the tipin gene encoding TIMELESS-interacting protein isoform X2; this encodes MVDPMENGLFDIPDYDNIDEETFPPLPPPFSPGEGGDPFTGEEGGEISKLAEVPAAKRRGVKRPQPKLDSQRLTSERGLPALRTLFDNVHFKGKGHEAEDLRVLMQRMENWAHRLYPKLQFEDFIDKLETLGGKKEVQTCLKRIRLDMPLIHEDFIGDAGQDDAAASRDGRVANHDDPDPFGDGGFAEDPPGLVPCTPAAAPSLFPSSQAGPVHSTPAPSLTEEQQRRIELNKRLALERRLARMQQHTDGSQEMASSQSADRPSTSQPQEMASSQSADRPSTSQPQEMASSQSADGPSTSQPQEMASSQSADRPSTSQPQEMASSQSADRPSTSQPQEMASSQSADRPSTSQPQEMASSQSADGPSTRSSSHPFPSQQQQQDGEDEDPDQDTQRTRARADQTTPGTEL